attaaagtaataataataatagttattataataaggAGTGCATGTCGAGTTGTATTAGTTGCTGTCGTTCAATTTTGTTATCACCAACTACGAAACCCCACAAGGAATAAGACTTTCCAGCTGTGTAACCACGAATCTTATTTTAAACCTAAAAAGGAAGTTGATAAAGACATTCGCAGGCCACCTGATTAATTGCTTTTAAATCGTGAATCTAAATTTGTGTTGGGCCGTTTTGTTTGTGGATTGCTAATGGATTGAGTTGTTGGGCTACTGCATGAGTGATCTGTTTCCTTTTTCTGTTGAAGCCCAAACTACAACCCCTTGCTATTCGAAGCTTTTTCACTGCAGCTGCACGatttacgttttttttttctttcttaatgAATGATGAAAGCTGATTAacgatgtgatgatgatgatgctagattattcgatgatgataatgatacagACGTGGTGATATTACAGAGATGaattaaggatgatgatgatagatagataatgataacgatatgattttatgatgatgatgggtgTTATGATATGTTGATGTATATGATGATACACATTGAGGTTACAGCGAGTTATGGTGATGAAGATTTTGATGATGTATAgtgatgatcatgattatgatgatgataattatagaAGATGATTTGGttagatgatgatattttgggtttTAATTTAGGAAGAAAAGTAAGCGGTTtcgtatataataaatatataatctatCGGGTTAAAACAGAAAGTAATCATCGGAGCAATGGTTGGGCGTAtgggtgtttaagcgagaggtctcgggttcgagcctgggctacgtcatttctttttaaaagcttatttggaggtagttaaattattattattattattattattattattattattattattattattattattattattattattattattattattattattattattattattattatcattattttattactagtattatcattattatatgtatcattattattaatatattataaatatcatttttattactactacaaatgaaatgactagtattattaacaaaaattaatattgttattagtagatctaattattaatattatcaacactaggttagtattattaattaaagtcATTATCTTAACAAACCAacaattattgatataaaaatatatcaagtaaatatataataactatataaatattacattactattttaaataactaataaataatttatatataccaacgggtttgattattattatgtgataattatatgtgttaatatatatatatatatatatatatatatatatatatatatatatatatatatatatatatatatatatatatatatatatatatatatatatatatatatatatatatatatatatatatatatatatatatatataatataggttcgtgaatccgagaccaaccctgcattgttgaatatagtcatatgtatttttactacaaaatacattaggtgagttcatttgctcccttttactctttacatttttggactgagaatacatgcgctgtttttacaactgctttattaaatatttttgaaatatattttgaactgcgaatacatgaaatgcttttataaatgtttgacaagatagacacaagcaaaacattcctcgaatgaattattatgcagacagaatttctgcggattattattgaattatgtggacatgataattgttaccattgaattatgtggacatgataattgccaccattgaattatgtggacatgataattgccaccattgaattatgtggacatgataattgccaccattgaattatgtggacatgataattgccaccattaaattatgtggacatgataattgccaccaattgatgtgaatgttatgtatcgagagaatgatttttatacacagattatgtgtattatattttgtacacgagatatgtgtacggttactaagatttatgaaaaaggattttgtacacgagaaaggtgtactgtatttaaaagatatcgcatgtacattacaagtgggtataggattcgggcccatttgtaccatgcagcatttaaattttgtggtctatcaaaatgatgaattttattgttttatgataaacctatgaactcaccaaccttttggttgacacttgaaagcatgtttattctcaggtatgaaagaaaccttccgctgtacatttgctcattttaaagacattatttggagtcgatcatcgcaatggaaccagatgttgatgacttcgtccagatggattaggacggggtatgacatgaaaaacttgttttaaaacagcatatagtattataccgtgtaatggacctgttgttgatgatccgtacatgatggttttgtacggggcgtcacattcatCCCCTATCTAAATCCATAAAATTAACTATCTTATTATTACCATGATAAGTACCATGATTAATCTTCCATTCTTATAATCCTTTCAACTATGTCTCTTCTCATAAACTTTTTTCTCTTAACAACATTAAATAGAAACGAGAAATCAGACATGCCTCATGCAAACCCCATCTAAATTCTTCTTCTTATAAAATTTACCCAAATATTTGAACAAATCTTCAACTATTATCTAACATAATTATAAATCAACCTTACGCTATTCTCATTCTTATTTTGTCATCAATCTTTACATAATATTTTCTGTCTAATGATTTGTCAAACCTTATTCTTTTCGATACATAGCCATAACTTGTCTCAAGACTCATTATTACTACTCAAAAGTAGCCCTAAATAAAGGTTTCATCATCTTACAGGTAAGGAACCTTACTCTTTATTGTTCACACTCTATAGTCACGACTAACTTTCGAGTTCACACCAACCGTCCGTGTCTTGTTCTTTGACTGATGACACTCATAACTCTTCTTATCGTCATCTATTATTTTTCCTTTTTATTCATAGCATGCTACCCGACATGCTTCTCTACTTCTGTTACACCCAATAATTTAGGTATTAACTCGTATGTTCCATAATGTAGAACCTTTCATTTAAAGCTCATTTCGATGTCTATTTTCATGAATTCTCTTAGATTACTTTCTATTGCTCATGCGACTTTTCAGTGACGACTCTTTCCATCCGTGAACTTCGTTGCAATAACATAAACATCTTCTCATTTTCTCACATCTCTTTcttgtctttaatcaattctatcgGTAGGTATAGATGATACACCATTGTATATCCATTTAATCTTCCGTTAAACGTCGTATATCATACATAATTTACTACTTAGTCACAATCAAGTCTTAAATACCATCATAGTTGGTTTACTCATTCTAATACTAATTTCGTTTTCTTAACTGTCTACTAAGTCTTACATCATACTACAATCATTTGATGTACCATATCTCTTCCTTTTAATATAAAAGGAACTACTCGTTTTCAGGCTTCTTACGTTCTATCTTATTCTTCTTGCATTCGTGTAGTCTTAAAGCTATGAAGATCCAATCATTTATAGGACCTTACAACCGGTTCAATCTTATCTATCACATCTTCCTTTCCTTCTAAGACCAAAGAGGCCTCTTGCTCACGACATTTCAACCTCATAAGTAAGTAATTTTGTTCTTTTAATACTTTTGCGTTTGCCTAATGGCAACCCTTTCTTCTCATTTAGTCCCTTCAATTGAAGGCTCGTTGCAATACATTTCCGTTGCAACACACTAACCCCACTCTAAGgaaacaaaataatcattcattcaCTATAGTCATAACTATATTGTTTCATCGCCTATCCCATTAAAGGTTAAGGCCTAAACGTGTTCATGTAAGAAGTCACACAAAACATGTATAGGTGTAAAGAAAGGAACCTATCTCACATCTCGTGACTCCTTTACCCTTCTTCTACTCAAGATTGGGTTCAGTTTAACCCGAACTGTGTTTGCATTTCCTTCGTGCTTACTTTTCTTTTCATGACTTCTTAACATTCTAAGCGATCAAGAACGATAATCCTTCGATCGTCTAAAACTTCACCCCTAAATTTCATTCCGTTTTCACATTTCGGTATTACTCGAACTGCTTTCATGCTCTACTCATTTTTGTCATTCTTTTGAGACATAACATTATCACAACTTTCTCACTTATTTATTCGGATCTGGCTTTCAACTTTCCATAGACACAACTTACTAGATACAATCTAATAATTGTGCCTAAGCTAACATACATCATACATACATAGACATAACATATGTCTAAGCTAAAATAtctataaatatgattattaattataCTTAACAATCATATCTAAGATAGATCAAACCATAGACACGATCATTAGGCAAACCTAATGACTAGGTCTAAGCTAAACATCAAATCATAGGCACCACTACTAGACAAATCTAGTCATTGTGCTTAAGCTAAATATCTTGTGCACTTAATCGTCATCCTCCCTTAATGATTACATCGGGGGCGCATTCCTTATTAGAACTCGCTAAGGTCATTTACCTATCACCAATTCCTATTCTCCTTAACCAACCAAGTAAGGCTTCATCATTTCATAATTCTATACTATGTCTTCCCTTTACTGACAACCTATATTCTCAGGGTTCTCCACAAGAGTAACACCCGTCATTTAAATGTCATACATTTCCAACAATACAAAGCATATACTCCTACATTTCATCTTTCCAATTATCTTGGCCTCGCGCCAATTAAAATCCTTTGGCCAATTACCCTCGTGGATAATTTCTCTTACTCATACCATACCTAAAATGCCTTCATCCTCGGCTAACCTTTCACATCTAACCGCTCTACCCCATTGGGTTGTCTATTTCATACCCTTTCATCTATTTAGTGACATCTATTACTCTTCCTTATCTCCTAAAGAGATCAATTTTCATTAATCCTTACATTTCTATCTTTCACACTCAATACATTCATGCTTTCAGTCCATTTCCAAACCCTTTTCAACTGGTGATCATGACGAACTTCCATGTATGTTAAGATAATCTAATAACGTTGGCCAAACGTTATTATATTACCTTAAAATACACTTGATTCAACCATGAAACACAACTTCTCAAAATGCTAACAAACTCTTGCATAGCACACATTCATTCTTCTCATTCATATCATCTAAGTTTTAGCATCGTATACAAACACTTTAAACATTATCTATCATGCAAGCCACATACCGCTTATTAAAACTTAGagttggtttaagcctagataaccctacggtggattatccaagtcccttaaaccacaactctgataccaacttataacgcCCTTAAACTTTCATAGCGAAAACGAGAATTTTTTTCTTCTAGGCATTACACCATGGCATGGCAAAAATGACCCGCATCGCGGCCCTTACATGTATCTGATGGTCAGTTTGGCTCAACATTCTGTCACTGAAAAACACTTCAGGCCACGACGCGCCAAAatggcccgcggcgcggctccacGTTGAAACTGGTGACAACTTTTGCCTTGCTTTAAAATTCCACTTTAACCATCTAAACATTATACCACAATGTTTTCCAAACATAATTCGTTAACCAATTTGTTAACTACATAATTTAAATTTTTCCCGAATCATCATGAAACTCAAAATGTCACTTAGTCCCGCATGACCTGTTACATGTTTTATACATAGCATTTTGACCCAAAATGAAAAGTTTAACACTTGGTCCCAAAACATAATTTAAGCATCTTTTGACTCTTGGCGTTAATAAGCGGTTATCATAAGGCTAGGTTCAAATGAAAGACTTGCATACCACTTATTAAATTCCAAATGCTCCACTAATCCTTTTCGTCCCGACCTTCTAGAAGCATAAGCACCTAACAATACATTTACAACATAACGGGGGTAAGCTATACATTTAGTGAGTTAATGGTAGGTAAATGACTTGAAATTAAAACATAAACATATACGTAAACATAACCTTCCAACCCGAAGGTTGCTTTCGTGATTCGGACTTTATCATCTTACTTCATAAACACCCATCTAAGCTTATTTCTCGACATGGACTTAGTCCAAGCTTAACACATTAAtcatggatataaatccaagcttataacataacatggacatcgtccaagcttaaaactttaacatggatataaatccaagcttatcacataacatggacatcgtccaagcttaaaactttaacatggatataaatccaagcttatcACGTGACAAGGACATAGACATAAAGTCTAAGCTTTTTAccttaacatagacacaaagtctaagcttttcaCCTTGACATAGACATGAAGTCTAAGCTATTTACTTAGTGAACTTAATCGACACCCTCTTGCAGGGATGCAATACGGGAGCATCAAGCTACTCATATTatcatatttcatatttataatataCCATAAGCACACTTTCATATTTAAACTCAAAAACATAGAAAAATTCATAAACATCACTTTTACATAACTCGTGATCATGGAACTCCATGATCACCCTTGACCCCACCCATAATACCCCCATAACTCACATTTGACACTTGTCGATTTGCATCCAAGCTTGGTtcctttccttgattagcacctcaAACCTTAACTTCGAACTAGCaagaaaatatgaaaataaagctAGTTTCTTGCTTCCTTTAGGCTCTAATCACCCTTTCTTGTCCACTTTCGAATTTATATGAATTTTAGATCACTTGATTTTGAAAACCCtagtttctttcttttctttctttctttcttgaaACTCTATCAAATGAACTAGAAGCCTCACACTTATTTAATATATTATGACTTTCACTAGTTGGCAATTTAGGTCCCTCCCCACCAAAACATAGTTTAAGTGGTCCTTCTCACTAACTAACCGGCCATCACATTTCATACTTTGCAAAACTAGTCCTTTTTAATAAAATAAGTAACTTGAAATTTTGGGATGTCACAGAGTAATGTCGAATTATAATGTTTACTTTTTTCAAGCCTTTTCGATTATTTTTTTTCTTAATCTTTTAAGGTCCTTCTAAAAGTACCATTTTTAATATTCTTCCTTATTTTTTAGCTTTAAAAAATAAATACTCCGTATATTTCTTCTGTAGTCAGTCATACGGTCATACCCAACTTCAAACCAAACAACCTCATTCCAAAACAATCAAAATTCACGTGTTTTCAAAGTCGGTTGCTGGTGGTGGCGCTGCTACTTCCGACTAATTCATCTTATCAACAACAAAAACCATCCCTTTAACCAATTAAATATGGCAGCGATCTGCACCTCAGTTCATTCTCTTTCGAATTCACGGCCGCCACAATCGGCCGTCGTAATCACTTCCCGATTATTAATACCTTCATCTTCGCCGAGAACATCCTTAAAGTTTACAACACGCTCTCCGGCACGGAGGTTGATGGCCCCGGCGGCAGTTAGGATAGTTTGTATGGCTCCTGATGAAGAGAAGTTGACTCGTCGTAATCCTCTCGATTTCCCCGTTGTAAGTCTTCAATTCAATTCGTTATCTAGGGTTTTTATTTTACTTATACTTTTTAATTCCTTAAATTAATATACGTAATTAGTTGAGAATTATAATATGGTTTCGAATTTAGTGGTTTTTCACTTTTTTGCGATGCTATAAAGGAGAAATTGCTATAGGTGAACCTAATTGTATAATTTAGGAATCACTgcctggaaagaaaaaaaaaattaggaaTCACTTTAGCAATTTAGCAATTTTTAGCGACTTTTATATGTTAGTTTCATTGCCAAATTTGATATTAATTTCGAATCTAATTCATTTAGTGCATATCGAGTGAATATTACTAACGATTGCTTTTGAAGTATAACAATGGGTCCGCATACTTCTTCATACAAGTAGGTTAACTATAGGTGCTTTGCAAACTAGAATTACCATCATTTCTTTTATACGAATGTTGATTATGTTGTCTTGATATGTCATACTtgatttacaacaacaacaacaacaacaatacccaatcccacgaatgtagggtatgggggaggtgaagtgtagacaatcattcctcgtaccctagattagaaggaagtcactactccacccgcgggtatagaacccgcgactagataagatcgtccctcCCTCTACATATAGCAGTGATGCACAATATGTCATACTTGATTTGTATCATCTATACTAAGCGCCAGTTTATGTGTAAACCATTATACTATCATTTCTATGGTTGAGGTTGAAGGTTAGGAGTTAAGTAGTTAGCCACCGCCCTTA
This genomic window from Rutidosis leptorrhynchoides isolate AG116_Rl617_1_P2 chromosome 2, CSIRO_AGI_Rlap_v1, whole genome shotgun sequence contains:
- the LOC139890513 gene encoding uncharacterized protein encodes the protein MAAICTSVHSLSNSRPPQSAVVITSRLLIPSSSPRTSLKFTTRSPARRLMAPAAVRIVCMAPDEEKLTRRNPLDFPVEWERPKPGRRPDIFPQFSPMKTPLPPPSPYDPPPEDEEEEDEENKEEKEEDPNKEPDSRWFPFRG